In the Pseudoliparis swirei isolate HS2019 ecotype Mariana Trench chromosome 19, NWPU_hadal_v1, whole genome shotgun sequence genome, one interval contains:
- the clint1a gene encoding clathrin interactor 1a: MLNMWKVRELVDKATNVVMNYSEVESKVREATNDDSWGPSGQLMSEISKATFMYEQFPEVMNMLWARMLRDSKKNWRRVYKSLLLLAHLIRNGSERVVTSTREHLYDLRSLESFHFVDENGKDQGVNVRQKVKETVDFVQDDERLRDERKKSKKNRDKYIGVSSDSMGYRNHAGDRYDSSDGRGKWDDDWERNKGPFPFSEKLGEISDKIGSTIDDTISRFRKQDRDDSPDRFSDNEEDRSRPSHNGKSGKEFKDEEETVTTKTVHIVQATETTATRKRGVPSKVVDLGAAAHYVGDKSPATTPEQPAAPPPSSSILADLFMVDSSPSQPAATDLITGFADFASPASSAGVSVASAAPSSSSNGDFGEWNAFPGGQMPASAQTSGAGGSDLFGGVTGPAPGPAPPSADLFDLMGPTQSLGSSQSLNFSMSGSQSMSATLLQAGPQHLQNMGGALQPQLASSQGAGAKAALPSTWSDPTVNISLDFLGPGAHPPKQSQPTLNTLQHGVPPALLPQGFSAMNLGTAPVSPMMHPGMGMAANQGMMGMGMNMGMLPQGGMGMGMNPAMVQQPKHDAFADFGNFGK, encoded by the exons ATGCTGAACATGTGGAAGGTCCGGGAGCTGGTGGACAAAGC GACCAACGTCGTGATGAACTACTCGGAGGTGGAGTCTAAAGTCAGAGAGGCCACCAATGACGACTCATGGGGACCATCGGGACAGCTGATGAGCGAGATCTCCAA AGCCACCTTCATGTACGAGCAGTTCCCCGAGGTGATGAACATGCTGTGGGCCCGCATGCTGAGGGACAGCAAGAAGAACTGGCGGAGAGTCTACAAG tcgctgctgctgctggcccaTCTCATCAGGAATGGATCCGAGAGGGTCGTGACCAGCACCAGAGAACACCTGTATGACCTTAGATCACTAGAAAGCTTCCACTTTGTAG ACGAGAACGGGAAGGACCAAGGTGTGAACGTGCGTcagaaggtgaaggagacggTAGATTTCGTCCAGGATGACGAACGGCTACGAGATGAACGGAAAAAGTCCAAAAAGAACAGAGACAAATACATCGGGGTGTCGTCGGACAGCATGGGCTACCGGAATCACG CGGGCGACCGGTACGACTCCAGCGACGGCCGGGGGAAGTGGGACGACGACTGGGAGCGGAACAAAGGCCCGTTCCCCTTCAGCGAGAAGCTGGGCGAGATCAGCGACAAAATCGGCAGCACCATCGACGACACCATCAGCCGCTTCCGGAAGCAGGACAGAGACGACTCGCCGGATCGATTCAG CGACAACGAGGAGGACCGGAGTCGCCCGTCTCACAACGGCAAGTCGGGGAAAGAGTTCAAAGACGAAGAGGAGACCGTCACCACCAAGACCGTTCACATCGTCCAGGCAACGGAGACCACGGCGACGCGGAAGAGGGGCGTCCCGTCCAAGGTGGTGGACCTGGGGGCCGCAGCCCACTACGTGGGAGACAAGAGCCCAGCCACCACCCCCGAACAG CCAgccgcccccccgccctccaGTAGCATCCTAGCCGACCTGTTTATGGTGGACTCCTCCCCGAGCCAGCCTGCTGCCACAG ACCTGATCACTGGATTCGCTGACTTCGCCTCACCTGCTTCCTCCGCCGGCGTCTCCGTGGCATCTG CCGCTCCTTCCTCCAGCAGCAACGGAGACTTCGGGGAGTGGAACGCCTTCCCCGGAGGTCAGATGCCGGCGTCCGCTCAGACCTCCGGCGCCGGCGGAAGTGACCTCTTTGGAGGCGtgacaggccccgcccccggccccgcccccccctcggcCGACCTGTTTGACCTGATGGGGCCGACCCAgagcctcggctcctcccagaGCCTCAACTTCAGCATGAGCGGCTCCCAGAGCATGAGCGCCACGCTGCTGCAGGCCGGCCCGCAG CACCTTCAGAATATGGGCGGTGCTCTCCAGCCGCAGTTGGCGTCCTCTCAGGGCGCCGGAGCCAAAGCGGCGCTCCCCTCCACCTGGTCGGACCCCACGGTGAACATCAGCCTGGACTTCCTGGGCCCGGGCGCGCACCCCCCCAAGCAGAGCCAGCCCACCCTCAACACGCTGCAGCACG GCGTCCCGCCCGCCCTGCTCCCCCAGGGGTTCTCGGCGATGAACCTCGGAACTGCGCCTGTGAGTCCCATGATGCACCCTGGTATGGGCATGGCGGCCAACCAGGGCATGATGGGGATGGGCATGAACATGGGGATGCTGCCGCAGGGGGGGATGGGCATGGGGATGAACCCTGCGATGGTCCAGCAGCCCAAACACGACGCATTCGCCGACTTCGGCAACTTTGGAAAGTGA